Proteins encoded by one window of Toxotes jaculatrix isolate fToxJac2 chromosome 22, fToxJac2.pri, whole genome shotgun sequence:
- the fbxo7 gene encoding F-box only protein 7 isoform X3 — translation MKLRVRINKQTCRVELLGEEPSLKELTDHIKEAVLSSHGLSADTEFSLSLNGSELLSDTGQTLSSCGIVSGDLICVILPESAATAAPDSSTNSANTAMTSSSTQNQGPPMAAMTSSQFSPLHAEQPSSSSSRAALTQSEGTTEMLDSEPSVPSWEPMLCSEAEDGQAPLSLELLYHTAQTTSPSDAIMVAGNLLMLETGFIPQGCEPRPGEMPDGWRSAGGVYKLQYTHPLCENSLAMVVAVCMGPVLVINATLKANETVNTVRKLCLSPSSYVTDEWPGESAAAAFKDLSKLSRVFKDQLAYPLIAAAREAMALPVAFGLAALPPELLLRVLRLLDVCSVVRLSSVCRHLSVATADSTLWRHLFRRDFNDPDPNRSRDTDWKELYKRFYKLRCEHRRAARHRSLPPFHRNPRDIFSMPVPLHPQLPGIIGGEYDQRPNLPHGFLPHPRYDPISSPRDYDQPLGNFRRARPTGGRPADVRRGFI, via the exons ATGAAGCTGCGAGTCCGGATCAACAAGCAGACCTGTCGGGTGGAGTTACTGGGAGAAGAACCCAGTTTGAAAGAGCTCACTGATCACATCAAGGAGGCGGTTCTGTCTTCTCATGGACTCAG tgcaGACACAGAGTTCAGTTTGTCCCTGAACGGCTCCGAGCTTCTGTCAGACACCGGTCAGACTCTGTCGTCCTGCGGCATCGTTTCTGGAGATCTGATCTGTGTCATCCTGCCTGAGTCTGCAGCCACCGCTGCGCCAGACTCCTCCACCAACTCCGCCAACACGGCGATGACCAGCAGCTCCACACAGAACCAGGGGCCACCGATGGCTGCCATGACCTCCAGCCAG ttctctcctctccatgctgaacagcccagcagcagcagcagccgtgcAGCACTGACACAGTCTGAGGGGACCACTGAGATGCTGGACTCTGAGCCTTCCGTCCCCAGCTGGGAGCCCATGCTGTGCAGCGAGGCAGAGGACGGTCaggctcctctctctctggagcTCCTCTACCACACAGCACAGACCACCAGTCCCAGTGACGCCATCATGGTGGCCGGAAACCTGCTGATGCTCGAAACTGGCTTCATTCCTCAG GGCTGTGAGCCGAGGCCCGGTGAGATGCCTGATGGGTGGAGGTCAGCAGGTGGAGTCTACAAACTTCAGTACACTCATCCTTTGTGTGAAAACAGCCTCGCCATGGTGGTAGCTGTGTGCATGGGCCCGGTGCTCGTCATCAACG cCACTCTGAAGGCGAACGAAACAGTCAACACGGTTCGCAAACTGTGTCTCAGTCCATCCAGCTACGTGACTGACGAGTGGCCAG GAGAaagtgcagctgcagctttcaAAGATCTGAGTAAACTGTCACGAGTCTTCAAAGACCAGCTGGCGTATCCGCTGATCGCTGCAGCCAGAGAAG CGATGGCTCTGCCGGTGGCGTTCGGTCTGGCCGCTCTTCCTCCGGAGCTTCTCCTCCGAGTCCTCAGACTGTTGGACGTTTGCTCTGTGGTGAGactgtcctctgtctgcagaCACTTAAGCGTCGCCACAGCTGACTCTACGCTGTGGAGACACCTGTTCCGCCGAGACTTCAACG ATCCAGATCCAAACAGGTCCAGAGACACAGACTGGAAAGAG CTTTATAAAAGGTTTTATAAACTCCGCTGTGAACATAGACGTGCTGCTCGTCACCGCTCCCTCCCGCCCTTCCACCGAAACCCTCGAGACATCTTCTCCATGCCTGTCCCCCTTCACCCCCAGCTGCCCGGTATCATTGGGGGGGAATACGATCAGAGACCGAACCTCCCCCACGGCTTCCTGCCCCACCCCCGCTACGACCCCATCAGTTCCCCTCGAGATTACGATCAACCTCTGGGCAACTTCCGCAGAGCCCGGCCGACAGGGGGACGACCTGCAGACGTCCGACGAGGATTCATCTGA
- the fbxo7 gene encoding F-box only protein 7 isoform X6 — protein MDSDTEFSLSLNGSELLSDTGQTLSSCGIVSGDLICVILPESAATAAPDSSTNSANTAMTSSSTQNQGPPMAAMTSSQVNEIKFSPLHAEQPSSSSSRAALTQSEGTTEMLDSEPSVPSWEPMLCSEAEDGQAPLSLELLYHTAQTTSPSDAIMVAGNLLMLETGFIPQGCEPRPGEMPDGWRSAGGVYKLQYTHPLCENSLAMVVAVCMGPVLVINATLKANETVNTVRKLCLSPSSYVTDEWPGESAAAAFKDLSKLSRVFKDQLAYPLIAAAREAMALPVAFGLAALPPELLLRVLRLLDVCSVVRLSSVCRHLSVATADSTLWRHLFRRDFNDPDPNRSRDTDWKELYKRFYKLRCEHRRAARHRSLPPFHRNPRDIFSMPVPLHPQLPGIIGGEYDQRPNLPHGFLPHPRYDPISSPRDYDQPLGNFRRARPTGGRPADVRRGFI, from the exons ATGGACTCAG ACACAGAGTTCAGTTTGTCCCTGAACGGCTCCGAGCTTCTGTCAGACACCGGTCAGACTCTGTCGTCCTGCGGCATCGTTTCTGGAGATCTGATCTGTGTCATCCTGCCTGAGTCTGCAGCCACCGCTGCGCCAGACTCCTCCACCAACTCCGCCAACACGGCGATGACCAGCAGCTCCACACAGAACCAGGGGCCACCGATGGCTGCCATGACCTCCAGCCAGGTCAATGAAATAAAG ttctctcctctccatgctgaacagcccagcagcagcagcagccgtgcAGCACTGACACAGTCTGAGGGGACCACTGAGATGCTGGACTCTGAGCCTTCCGTCCCCAGCTGGGAGCCCATGCTGTGCAGCGAGGCAGAGGACGGTCaggctcctctctctctggagcTCCTCTACCACACAGCACAGACCACCAGTCCCAGTGACGCCATCATGGTGGCCGGAAACCTGCTGATGCTCGAAACTGGCTTCATTCCTCAG GGCTGTGAGCCGAGGCCCGGTGAGATGCCTGATGGGTGGAGGTCAGCAGGTGGAGTCTACAAACTTCAGTACACTCATCCTTTGTGTGAAAACAGCCTCGCCATGGTGGTAGCTGTGTGCATGGGCCCGGTGCTCGTCATCAACG cCACTCTGAAGGCGAACGAAACAGTCAACACGGTTCGCAAACTGTGTCTCAGTCCATCCAGCTACGTGACTGACGAGTGGCCAG GAGAaagtgcagctgcagctttcaAAGATCTGAGTAAACTGTCACGAGTCTTCAAAGACCAGCTGGCGTATCCGCTGATCGCTGCAGCCAGAGAAG CGATGGCTCTGCCGGTGGCGTTCGGTCTGGCCGCTCTTCCTCCGGAGCTTCTCCTCCGAGTCCTCAGACTGTTGGACGTTTGCTCTGTGGTGAGactgtcctctgtctgcagaCACTTAAGCGTCGCCACAGCTGACTCTACGCTGTGGAGACACCTGTTCCGCCGAGACTTCAACG ATCCAGATCCAAACAGGTCCAGAGACACAGACTGGAAAGAG CTTTATAAAAGGTTTTATAAACTCCGCTGTGAACATAGACGTGCTGCTCGTCACCGCTCCCTCCCGCCCTTCCACCGAAACCCTCGAGACATCTTCTCCATGCCTGTCCCCCTTCACCCCCAGCTGCCCGGTATCATTGGGGGGGAATACGATCAGAGACCGAACCTCCCCCACGGCTTCCTGCCCCACCCCCGCTACGACCCCATCAGTTCCCCTCGAGATTACGATCAACCTCTGGGCAACTTCCGCAGAGCCCGGCCGACAGGGGGACGACCTGCAGACGTCCGACGAGGATTCATCTGA
- the fbxo7 gene encoding F-box only protein 7 isoform X1, with protein MKLRVRINKQTCRVELLGEEPSLKELTDHIKEAVLSSHGLSADTEFSLSLNGSELLSDTGQTLSSCGIVSGDLICVILPESAATAAPDSSTNSANTAMTSSSTQNQGPPMAAMTSSQVNEIKFSPLHAEQPSSSSSRAALTQSEGTTEMLDSEPSVPSWEPMLCSEAEDGQAPLSLELLYHTAQTTSPSDAIMVAGNLLMLETGFIPQGCEPRPGEMPDGWRSAGGVYKLQYTHPLCENSLAMVVAVCMGPVLVINATLKANETVNTVRKLCLSPSSYVTDEWPGESAAAAFKDLSKLSRVFKDQLAYPLIAAAREAMALPVAFGLAALPPELLLRVLRLLDVCSVVRLSSVCRHLSVATADSTLWRHLFRRDFNDPDPNRSRDTDWKELYKRFYKLRCEHRRAARHRSLPPFHRNPRDIFSMPVPLHPQLPGIIGGEYDQRPNLPHGFLPHPRYDPISSPRDYDQPLGNFRRARPTGGRPADVRRGFI; from the exons ATGAAGCTGCGAGTCCGGATCAACAAGCAGACCTGTCGGGTGGAGTTACTGGGAGAAGAACCCAGTTTGAAAGAGCTCACTGATCACATCAAGGAGGCGGTTCTGTCTTCTCATGGACTCAG tgcaGACACAGAGTTCAGTTTGTCCCTGAACGGCTCCGAGCTTCTGTCAGACACCGGTCAGACTCTGTCGTCCTGCGGCATCGTTTCTGGAGATCTGATCTGTGTCATCCTGCCTGAGTCTGCAGCCACCGCTGCGCCAGACTCCTCCACCAACTCCGCCAACACGGCGATGACCAGCAGCTCCACACAGAACCAGGGGCCACCGATGGCTGCCATGACCTCCAGCCAGGTCAATGAAATAAAG ttctctcctctccatgctgaacagcccagcagcagcagcagccgtgcAGCACTGACACAGTCTGAGGGGACCACTGAGATGCTGGACTCTGAGCCTTCCGTCCCCAGCTGGGAGCCCATGCTGTGCAGCGAGGCAGAGGACGGTCaggctcctctctctctggagcTCCTCTACCACACAGCACAGACCACCAGTCCCAGTGACGCCATCATGGTGGCCGGAAACCTGCTGATGCTCGAAACTGGCTTCATTCCTCAG GGCTGTGAGCCGAGGCCCGGTGAGATGCCTGATGGGTGGAGGTCAGCAGGTGGAGTCTACAAACTTCAGTACACTCATCCTTTGTGTGAAAACAGCCTCGCCATGGTGGTAGCTGTGTGCATGGGCCCGGTGCTCGTCATCAACG cCACTCTGAAGGCGAACGAAACAGTCAACACGGTTCGCAAACTGTGTCTCAGTCCATCCAGCTACGTGACTGACGAGTGGCCAG GAGAaagtgcagctgcagctttcaAAGATCTGAGTAAACTGTCACGAGTCTTCAAAGACCAGCTGGCGTATCCGCTGATCGCTGCAGCCAGAGAAG CGATGGCTCTGCCGGTGGCGTTCGGTCTGGCCGCTCTTCCTCCGGAGCTTCTCCTCCGAGTCCTCAGACTGTTGGACGTTTGCTCTGTGGTGAGactgtcctctgtctgcagaCACTTAAGCGTCGCCACAGCTGACTCTACGCTGTGGAGACACCTGTTCCGCCGAGACTTCAACG ATCCAGATCCAAACAGGTCCAGAGACACAGACTGGAAAGAG CTTTATAAAAGGTTTTATAAACTCCGCTGTGAACATAGACGTGCTGCTCGTCACCGCTCCCTCCCGCCCTTCCACCGAAACCCTCGAGACATCTTCTCCATGCCTGTCCCCCTTCACCCCCAGCTGCCCGGTATCATTGGGGGGGAATACGATCAGAGACCGAACCTCCCCCACGGCTTCCTGCCCCACCCCCGCTACGACCCCATCAGTTCCCCTCGAGATTACGATCAACCTCTGGGCAACTTCCGCAGAGCCCGGCCGACAGGGGGACGACCTGCAGACGTCCGACGAGGATTCATCTGA
- the fbxo7 gene encoding F-box only protein 7 isoform X5, which yields MKLRVRINKQTCRVELLGEEPSLKELTDHIKEAVLSSHGLSADTEFSLSLNGSELLSDTGQTLSSCGIVSGDLICVILPESAATAAPDSSTNSANTAMTSSSTQNQGPPMAAMTSSQPSSSSSRAALTQSEGTTEMLDSEPSVPSWEPMLCSEAEDGQAPLSLELLYHTAQTTSPSDAIMVAGNLLMLETGFIPQGCEPRPGEMPDGWRSAGGVYKLQYTHPLCENSLAMVVAVCMGPVLVINATLKANETVNTVRKLCLSPSSYVTDEWPGESAAAAFKDLSKLSRVFKDQLAYPLIAAAREAMALPVAFGLAALPPELLLRVLRLLDVCSVVRLSSVCRHLSVATADSTLWRHLFRRDFNDPDPNRSRDTDWKELYKRFYKLRCEHRRAARHRSLPPFHRNPRDIFSMPVPLHPQLPGIIGGEYDQRPNLPHGFLPHPRYDPISSPRDYDQPLGNFRRARPTGGRPADVRRGFI from the exons ATGAAGCTGCGAGTCCGGATCAACAAGCAGACCTGTCGGGTGGAGTTACTGGGAGAAGAACCCAGTTTGAAAGAGCTCACTGATCACATCAAGGAGGCGGTTCTGTCTTCTCATGGACTCAG tgcaGACACAGAGTTCAGTTTGTCCCTGAACGGCTCCGAGCTTCTGTCAGACACCGGTCAGACTCTGTCGTCCTGCGGCATCGTTTCTGGAGATCTGATCTGTGTCATCCTGCCTGAGTCTGCAGCCACCGCTGCGCCAGACTCCTCCACCAACTCCGCCAACACGGCGATGACCAGCAGCTCCACACAGAACCAGGGGCCACCGATGGCTGCCATGACCTCCAGCCAG cccagcagcagcagcagccgtgcAGCACTGACACAGTCTGAGGGGACCACTGAGATGCTGGACTCTGAGCCTTCCGTCCCCAGCTGGGAGCCCATGCTGTGCAGCGAGGCAGAGGACGGTCaggctcctctctctctggagcTCCTCTACCACACAGCACAGACCACCAGTCCCAGTGACGCCATCATGGTGGCCGGAAACCTGCTGATGCTCGAAACTGGCTTCATTCCTCAG GGCTGTGAGCCGAGGCCCGGTGAGATGCCTGATGGGTGGAGGTCAGCAGGTGGAGTCTACAAACTTCAGTACACTCATCCTTTGTGTGAAAACAGCCTCGCCATGGTGGTAGCTGTGTGCATGGGCCCGGTGCTCGTCATCAACG cCACTCTGAAGGCGAACGAAACAGTCAACACGGTTCGCAAACTGTGTCTCAGTCCATCCAGCTACGTGACTGACGAGTGGCCAG GAGAaagtgcagctgcagctttcaAAGATCTGAGTAAACTGTCACGAGTCTTCAAAGACCAGCTGGCGTATCCGCTGATCGCTGCAGCCAGAGAAG CGATGGCTCTGCCGGTGGCGTTCGGTCTGGCCGCTCTTCCTCCGGAGCTTCTCCTCCGAGTCCTCAGACTGTTGGACGTTTGCTCTGTGGTGAGactgtcctctgtctgcagaCACTTAAGCGTCGCCACAGCTGACTCTACGCTGTGGAGACACCTGTTCCGCCGAGACTTCAACG ATCCAGATCCAAACAGGTCCAGAGACACAGACTGGAAAGAG CTTTATAAAAGGTTTTATAAACTCCGCTGTGAACATAGACGTGCTGCTCGTCACCGCTCCCTCCCGCCCTTCCACCGAAACCCTCGAGACATCTTCTCCATGCCTGTCCCCCTTCACCCCCAGCTGCCCGGTATCATTGGGGGGGAATACGATCAGAGACCGAACCTCCCCCACGGCTTCCTGCCCCACCCCCGCTACGACCCCATCAGTTCCCCTCGAGATTACGATCAACCTCTGGGCAACTTCCGCAGAGCCCGGCCGACAGGGGGACGACCTGCAGACGTCCGACGAGGATTCATCTGA
- the kiaa0930 gene encoding uncharacterized protein KIAA0930 homolog, translating to MASFPGLCKAVVPAEEENGERDGSLQQMLKAIADERNRLNVRQEISGLGCFKDDRIVFWTWMFSTYFMEKWAPRQDDMLFYVRRKLSYVSADNSEGKKVEVEVYRRDSKKLPGLGDPDIDWEESVYLNLILQKLDYVVTCAVCTRSDAGDIHIHKKKCQEVFASPSKHAMDSKGEESKMSYPNIFFMIDNFEEVFSDMTVGEGEMVCVELVASDKSNTFQGVIFQGSIRYEALKKVYDNRVSVAAKMAQRMSFGFYKYNNMEFVRMKGPQGKGHAEMAVSRVPTGDTSPCGTEEDQVSPMHERVTSFSTPPTPERNRPSFFSPSLRRKVPRNRIAEMKKSHSANDSEEFFREEEDEDLHTTTNLRSRSLSGTGRSLVGSWLKLNRTEDYFLLYSHLTYVTLPLHRITTDILEVRQKPILMT from the exons ATGGCGTCCTTCCCCGGTTTGTGTAAGGCTGTCGTGCCCGCGGAGGAGGAGAACGGAGAGCGGGACGGCTCTCTGCAGCAGATGCTGAAGGCCATCGCCGACGAGAGGAACCGACTCAACGTCCGACAGGAGATCAGCGGACTGG gCTGTTTTAAGGATGACCGCATTGTGTTCTGGACCTGGATGTTCTCCACATATTTCATGGAGAAGTGGGCTCCTCGACAGGACGACATGCTGTTCTACGTCCGCAGGAAGCTCTCCTACGTCAGCGCTGACAACAGCGAGGGCAAAAAG GTGGAagtggaggtttacaggagggATTCCAAGAAGCTGCCAGGCCTCGGTGACCCCGACATCGACTGGGAGGAGAGCGTCTACCTGAACCTCATCCTGCagaag ctggACTACGTGGTGACGTGCGCCGTCTGCACGCGCTCAGACGCAGGAGATATCCACATCCACAAGAAGAAGTGTCAG GAAGTGTTTGCGTCTCCCAGTAAACACGCCATGGACAGCAAAGGAGAGGAGTCCAAGATGAGCTACCCGAACATCTTCTTCATGATCGACAACTTTGAGGAG gtgttCAGTGACATGACGGTGGGCGAGGGGGAGATGGTTTGTGTGGAGCTGGTGGCGAGCGACAAGAGCAACACCTTCCAGGGCGTCATCTTCCAGGGCTCCATCCGCTACGAGGCCCTCAAGAAGGTCTACGACAACAGG GTGAGTGTTGCAGCTAAGATGGCCCAGCGCATGTCTTTCGGCTTCTACAAGTACAACAACATGGAGTTTGTGAGGATGAAGGGTCCGCAGGGCAAAGGTCACGCAGAGATGGCCGTCAGCAGGGTCCCGACAGGGGACACCTCCCCCTGTGGCACCGAGGAGGACCAGGTGTCCCCCATGCACGAGAGG GTGACGTCCTTCAGCACTCCTCCGACCCCGGAGAGGAACCgtccctccttcttctccccGTCTCTCAGACGGAAGGTGCCCCGAAACCGAATCGCTGAGATGAAGAAATCTCACTCGGCCAACGACAGCGAGGAATTCTtcagggaggaggaagacgaag atcttcacaccaccaccaaccttcgctctcgctctctgtcgGGGACCGGCCGCTCTCTGGTCGGCTCCTGGCTCAAACTGAACCGGACGGAGGACTACTTCCTGCTGTACTCACACCTGACCTACGTCACCCTGCCACTGCACCGCATCACCACAG ACATCCTGGAGGTGAGGCAGAAGCCCATCCTGATGACATAG
- the fbxo7 gene encoding F-box only protein 7 isoform X2, protein MKLRVRINKQTCRVELLGEEPSLKELTDHIKEAVLSSHGLSADTEFSLSLNGSELLSDTGQTLSSCGIVSGDLICVILPESAATAAPDSSTNSANTAMTSSSTQNQGPPMAAMTSSQQFSPLHAEQPSSSSSRAALTQSEGTTEMLDSEPSVPSWEPMLCSEAEDGQAPLSLELLYHTAQTTSPSDAIMVAGNLLMLETGFIPQGCEPRPGEMPDGWRSAGGVYKLQYTHPLCENSLAMVVAVCMGPVLVINATLKANETVNTVRKLCLSPSSYVTDEWPGESAAAAFKDLSKLSRVFKDQLAYPLIAAAREAMALPVAFGLAALPPELLLRVLRLLDVCSVVRLSSVCRHLSVATADSTLWRHLFRRDFNDPDPNRSRDTDWKELYKRFYKLRCEHRRAARHRSLPPFHRNPRDIFSMPVPLHPQLPGIIGGEYDQRPNLPHGFLPHPRYDPISSPRDYDQPLGNFRRARPTGGRPADVRRGFI, encoded by the exons ATGAAGCTGCGAGTCCGGATCAACAAGCAGACCTGTCGGGTGGAGTTACTGGGAGAAGAACCCAGTTTGAAAGAGCTCACTGATCACATCAAGGAGGCGGTTCTGTCTTCTCATGGACTCAG tgcaGACACAGAGTTCAGTTTGTCCCTGAACGGCTCCGAGCTTCTGTCAGACACCGGTCAGACTCTGTCGTCCTGCGGCATCGTTTCTGGAGATCTGATCTGTGTCATCCTGCCTGAGTCTGCAGCCACCGCTGCGCCAGACTCCTCCACCAACTCCGCCAACACGGCGATGACCAGCAGCTCCACACAGAACCAGGGGCCACCGATGGCTGCCATGACCTCCAGCCAG CagttctctcctctccatgctgaacagcccagcagcagcagcagccgtgcAGCACTGACACAGTCTGAGGGGACCACTGAGATGCTGGACTCTGAGCCTTCCGTCCCCAGCTGGGAGCCCATGCTGTGCAGCGAGGCAGAGGACGGTCaggctcctctctctctggagcTCCTCTACCACACAGCACAGACCACCAGTCCCAGTGACGCCATCATGGTGGCCGGAAACCTGCTGATGCTCGAAACTGGCTTCATTCCTCAG GGCTGTGAGCCGAGGCCCGGTGAGATGCCTGATGGGTGGAGGTCAGCAGGTGGAGTCTACAAACTTCAGTACACTCATCCTTTGTGTGAAAACAGCCTCGCCATGGTGGTAGCTGTGTGCATGGGCCCGGTGCTCGTCATCAACG cCACTCTGAAGGCGAACGAAACAGTCAACACGGTTCGCAAACTGTGTCTCAGTCCATCCAGCTACGTGACTGACGAGTGGCCAG GAGAaagtgcagctgcagctttcaAAGATCTGAGTAAACTGTCACGAGTCTTCAAAGACCAGCTGGCGTATCCGCTGATCGCTGCAGCCAGAGAAG CGATGGCTCTGCCGGTGGCGTTCGGTCTGGCCGCTCTTCCTCCGGAGCTTCTCCTCCGAGTCCTCAGACTGTTGGACGTTTGCTCTGTGGTGAGactgtcctctgtctgcagaCACTTAAGCGTCGCCACAGCTGACTCTACGCTGTGGAGACACCTGTTCCGCCGAGACTTCAACG ATCCAGATCCAAACAGGTCCAGAGACACAGACTGGAAAGAG CTTTATAAAAGGTTTTATAAACTCCGCTGTGAACATAGACGTGCTGCTCGTCACCGCTCCCTCCCGCCCTTCCACCGAAACCCTCGAGACATCTTCTCCATGCCTGTCCCCCTTCACCCCCAGCTGCCCGGTATCATTGGGGGGGAATACGATCAGAGACCGAACCTCCCCCACGGCTTCCTGCCCCACCCCCGCTACGACCCCATCAGTTCCCCTCGAGATTACGATCAACCTCTGGGCAACTTCCGCAGAGCCCGGCCGACAGGGGGACGACCTGCAGACGTCCGACGAGGATTCATCTGA
- the fbxo7 gene encoding F-box only protein 7 isoform X4, translating to MKLRVRINKQTCRVELLGEEPSLKELTDHIKEAVLSSHGLSADTEFSLSLNGSELLSDTGQTLSSCGIVSGDLICVILPESAATAAPDSSTNSANTAMTSSSTQNQGPPMAAMTSSQVNEIKPSSSSSRAALTQSEGTTEMLDSEPSVPSWEPMLCSEAEDGQAPLSLELLYHTAQTTSPSDAIMVAGNLLMLETGFIPQGCEPRPGEMPDGWRSAGGVYKLQYTHPLCENSLAMVVAVCMGPVLVINATLKANETVNTVRKLCLSPSSYVTDEWPGESAAAAFKDLSKLSRVFKDQLAYPLIAAAREAMALPVAFGLAALPPELLLRVLRLLDVCSVVRLSSVCRHLSVATADSTLWRHLFRRDFNDPDPNRSRDTDWKELYKRFYKLRCEHRRAARHRSLPPFHRNPRDIFSMPVPLHPQLPGIIGGEYDQRPNLPHGFLPHPRYDPISSPRDYDQPLGNFRRARPTGGRPADVRRGFI from the exons ATGAAGCTGCGAGTCCGGATCAACAAGCAGACCTGTCGGGTGGAGTTACTGGGAGAAGAACCCAGTTTGAAAGAGCTCACTGATCACATCAAGGAGGCGGTTCTGTCTTCTCATGGACTCAG tgcaGACACAGAGTTCAGTTTGTCCCTGAACGGCTCCGAGCTTCTGTCAGACACCGGTCAGACTCTGTCGTCCTGCGGCATCGTTTCTGGAGATCTGATCTGTGTCATCCTGCCTGAGTCTGCAGCCACCGCTGCGCCAGACTCCTCCACCAACTCCGCCAACACGGCGATGACCAGCAGCTCCACACAGAACCAGGGGCCACCGATGGCTGCCATGACCTCCAGCCAGGTCAATGAAATAAAG cccagcagcagcagcagccgtgcAGCACTGACACAGTCTGAGGGGACCACTGAGATGCTGGACTCTGAGCCTTCCGTCCCCAGCTGGGAGCCCATGCTGTGCAGCGAGGCAGAGGACGGTCaggctcctctctctctggagcTCCTCTACCACACAGCACAGACCACCAGTCCCAGTGACGCCATCATGGTGGCCGGAAACCTGCTGATGCTCGAAACTGGCTTCATTCCTCAG GGCTGTGAGCCGAGGCCCGGTGAGATGCCTGATGGGTGGAGGTCAGCAGGTGGAGTCTACAAACTTCAGTACACTCATCCTTTGTGTGAAAACAGCCTCGCCATGGTGGTAGCTGTGTGCATGGGCCCGGTGCTCGTCATCAACG cCACTCTGAAGGCGAACGAAACAGTCAACACGGTTCGCAAACTGTGTCTCAGTCCATCCAGCTACGTGACTGACGAGTGGCCAG GAGAaagtgcagctgcagctttcaAAGATCTGAGTAAACTGTCACGAGTCTTCAAAGACCAGCTGGCGTATCCGCTGATCGCTGCAGCCAGAGAAG CGATGGCTCTGCCGGTGGCGTTCGGTCTGGCCGCTCTTCCTCCGGAGCTTCTCCTCCGAGTCCTCAGACTGTTGGACGTTTGCTCTGTGGTGAGactgtcctctgtctgcagaCACTTAAGCGTCGCCACAGCTGACTCTACGCTGTGGAGACACCTGTTCCGCCGAGACTTCAACG ATCCAGATCCAAACAGGTCCAGAGACACAGACTGGAAAGAG CTTTATAAAAGGTTTTATAAACTCCGCTGTGAACATAGACGTGCTGCTCGTCACCGCTCCCTCCCGCCCTTCCACCGAAACCCTCGAGACATCTTCTCCATGCCTGTCCCCCTTCACCCCCAGCTGCCCGGTATCATTGGGGGGGAATACGATCAGAGACCGAACCTCCCCCACGGCTTCCTGCCCCACCCCCGCTACGACCCCATCAGTTCCCCTCGAGATTACGATCAACCTCTGGGCAACTTCCGCAGAGCCCGGCCGACAGGGGGACGACCTGCAGACGTCCGACGAGGATTCATCTGA